The DNA sequence aaATCAAGCTCCtctaaagatgaggagaaaatcaagaaaggcgaggtgacaaactacgccttaacgacattcaacgatgaggtaatcgaaacccccttaatttattttgaaattacttaatattttccatgatgtatttttttcttagaataattatttttaaaaattacatgtttaaaaaattaaaaatataagaatatgatcatgctcataattttaaaaataataataaaaattacatgttttatgttaatggaataaaatgttacatttaaatctaatgatcatatgtatatttttcttaagaagaaaaaatatgtatcttgatgattttcgattttgattgaaaccatgcttgatgtcttaatgaaaatattaagaagtttcatatcatacttaatgatgatgtctggcttttgtatggaaaactaagtatgaaaagatagattcacctacaaaagaaaaatgcatgactacaacaaataacaaaatgattttggttgaaaataccttatgctcaatgaaaacatgattgatgaatatgttttatgtttaatgatttctttgccttgaatgtcctatcatgatgaatattttgaaaataaatgaaatcatgtttgatttcaagTAATGcaaaatgatcatgcttaatgagttttctttcaaattatgcataatgatttttgtggtttattggtcTTAATGGTTTTTAtggtgaaatttatttttcaatcctaaacattgatgcatgttttcataaatgaaaaaggcatgctcaaatgaaatagtgtaagtattgacaattgtatatttaatgatgcataatgatgtaataaaatattaaatgttttgataccatgattgacaattttatgcatgagattttaaagttatacatgatgattttttgtgatttattgatcatgatgatttttatgataaatcttgcactttcattttaaaagatgatatatattttgatttggcataaaaaagataaaggcatgcttgtatgaaataaactaaaaagaggaaagctttctctttaaaaaatttaatttttctactttatcgatttttctaaaaaggagagattaatgaacttATCTATATCCttgttatgaatctcttgaaagtgattttgatttgacgatttaaatttgaatgagctttatcttgattttttttagatttataactagagatttcttatgcatcaatcaagatattattttattttttcttctatggttctttttgctaattactcaagagaaaataaatgatcaaaatattgatttattgatgaatgtttggtacaaacaatcatgaagtgataaatggctaaaaatgttgatttaatgtttggtatcataaatgctttattatcatgcatgcgagtaatgatgaaggttttgaacataaatatttgtatcatttttgataattttatattttgaaattatgtatgataagttgaagtgatgttggtttaaatgtataaatcaacaatctttttgtcaaatgaatcatgatttttgttaattcttgaattataacttgagttttcttttttaatcaagatctcttctttgtactcctatattttttttggtattttatttaagaggagatttaatatatgaataatgtcttttggtatttacatgatcttatctcttgtaacttaattttatttttgtataactccttgtattcatcacccaattaatttttcttgatgagatgaaatgaatgtgataaaataaaaatatgcatcaaatatGGGattgcaatgtaatttgacatttagataccatcataatatgatttgttgctaaaatgatgtattataaatattgatttaatgtttggtatcataaatgctttattatcaggagtaatgatgaaggttttgaacataaatgtttgtatcatgtttaatgattttatattttgaaattatgcatgatgagttgaagtgatgttggtttaaatgtataaatcaacaatttttttatcaaatgaatcatgatttttgttaattcttgaattataacttaagtttttttttttaatcaagatctcttctttgtactcctagatttttttatattttatttaagaggagatttaatatatgaataatgtcttttggtatttacatgatcttatctctcatgacttaattttatttttgtataactccttgtattaatcacccaattaatttttcttgatgagatgaaatgaatgtgatgaaataaaaatatgcatgaaatatgggatgcaatgtaatttaacatttagataccatcataatatgatttgttgctaaaatgatgtattataaatgttgatttaatgtttagtatcatgaatactttaaacgATGAAtatttagtatcatgatcaaaatattgataaatgcttaaagatTTTAATGcttaaatatcatgtatgatatgctcataatgatgattgatttatttgtataatgcatgaaaaatgaaatgtatggttttgaaaatataaatgttttaatttgaaaataaaatgatacacaaataagattgatacttagctttgtcataattgatgtaaaggatcttcccttctttttgtcaatgacaaaggaggagaaagagttgctaatgtgctatcttgaattgatgtaaagggtatctcaaaaagaaattaggtagcttgcacaagtcaaaaaaattcaaaaacttgcttactttcttgtacatctaaagagaagatgcaaatgtaacacttgccaaattgtttgcttgcctcgtaTAAAATATTGTCTCTTGCTAGGttagcattttgctagcttgcactttggaaaaaaagcaaaaatatcacttctcaaaagataagaaagagcttgctatcttgaacatcacgagcttgcctatcttaagaaacaaaaattgcaaaagtactatcttgcctatctcaagaagtaaaacttgtaacttgaatattgcaataggaagcaagaatcatgagcttacacaagaaagctatcttgcatttgctttcgaaatttttgcaaccttgtatgtagtaaaacttgtatatcgtaaaaattgctagcttgtagtctaaagagaagcaaacatttGCTATattaagaaaagcaaacatgctaatcttgtacatctttaattgctagattgcatgatgataaaatttgatactatgtttttcatgcaatgagttgaacttatatcacaaacacttgattgtggtacttctcctttttattgatgataaaatgggagaagtatgttgattatatgtcatgattttattatgacaggttgcttagatttttgaatccaagagtttctatcaatatggtatattgatagggggagtttgtttaaactccgggagttaaggttaactccgtcgtcaattggttgtcatcataaaaaagggggagattgttgaatctcaaattttgatgatgaaactaatcaatatgtgtttatattttaatctgtgttttgagtgacgtaggatgcctcgatcaggatgagataattaaagtaaaaaaaatcatgttgggccggaggaacatgtcaaaagattggacatcgggccggtggatcggtcgacgtatcaacagaatgcttcgagccgtggatttgggcatcgggccaagaagagcgaacattgcgccaaggatatcggagttgcggagtcaactagccgattgggcaataggctgcaggagaggacgatgcgctgaagaatcggacgaagagtcgagggaccaatgacatacctaacaacttgattagatgtttaggattaattgtttagatcgaagtgtgttttacatgtgcaggattaactatgatagcaagacatgaagcaaaatgaagtatcggagtcaagtttgatgggtgttcgagagtccgtcgaaagtccgaagaatcatcggaagtgctgccggaaccaaccgagaaagaatcagggacttactaaagttttcgaaagtccgctagaaagatcgtcgaaggttcgtggagatcatcgagaaggttcggatacttgccaaagactcgttgaacttgctacaagaccgggagcctgttgggagtccgtcagaagaaatccgagggtgtatcagaagtccaccggaagttcagcGGAAAGCTTGCTAGAAGGAAActtgacgttgccggttaaatatttgcttagggctatgtcttaatttcgtagtttatatataatttgggttaggattaaggattaatcctataaaccggttaggggccaattgggcccgagtttggattggtttgggccaagtttagagctcaACTAGTCCGCTAgaaagatcgtcgaaggttcgtggagatcatcgagaaggttcggatacttgccaaagactcgttgaacttgctacaagaccgggagcctgttgggagtccgtcagaagaaatccgagggtgtatcagaagtccaccggaagttcagcGGAAAGCTTGCTAGAAGGAAACTTGACGTTACCGGTTAaatatttgcttagggctatgtcttaatttcgtagtttatatataatttgggttaggattaaggattaatcctataaaccggttaggggccaattgggcccgagtttggatttgtttgggccaagtttagagctcaACTAGTAAGCTGAAATAGTCCAGGCAGTAGCACAGCACAAAACCCGAAAGgtcgagcggtggcaccacccagaacccaagagttctagcggtggcaccgctagtacactatcaatgtgaaattgacaagtggtggcaccactagtacactgtctgttagacactaacaagcggtggcaccgccaccgacaggtggtggcaccaccaaaaccagaaaacccaaaagtaattcaaatttagagtccaaatttgaatcctcttggggcctttaaatatccctcaattctcagcagagaaaacacCTTTTTGagtagttagaaagtgagaaaaagctctagcaaagtcttgttttcaatagcttaagtgttcacctccctctttctctttgaaaaaaatctgtaagagtgtgaatcacttgtaagaaggttgtaagaggggtatttggtccttccctttcaaagtgatttgctagtgaaagttgagagtctcatcgaagaaggcttcgaaagtggatgtaggtcatttgaccgaactactatacatcatggtgttccttgaatgtgtgagtgtttaattttctaaaccatttctctacttagctgcaaatcatttggttttcatctccttactcttgactatctttactcgagctattttagctaagtcatccttcgtcgaatcgaaatctctacacatttacaaaatcgattttaaacttacgagttttaatccgctgcaataattccccctcccctcttagtgcctctccgatTCTAACATATAGGCGAAGAGcgagcttggtacagcccaccatatgagttggagggagaGAATCGTTGGGTCTAGCCTatatgtgggcttagacaattgggcctattgagcccaaaatattaataaaaaaaaaattaataagggTGCAACATGTGGGTAGGGAACACAACGTGGAGCGAACGATGGCgcaaagaaaagaggagagagaaagtaaggtttttgagttttttacttgacgatcggtgggcAAACGTTGTCAATTTTGAccaaaattttatgtggagaatcattATAGTAaaatctacaatcctaacggtgttgatctatagtttatcctctctgaggtactttcctactatatctactttgtgagacctagaattattTAACGAGGAGATCTATCTCgtgatgatatgctattcttgagcagatatatgttcttgatgttattgtgatcctctggttattctagagaagttttactgtaaacttgttatcattactattattgatagtggaagtttgaggtggactactgtcacggacttagctggtttttcctaagtcgtgcggcacccttgcgcgtccgtccgcgaaggtcagcctccccgaagcctcccattgtcccttaggaccaacaaaagagagaacgggttagagagaacgcctcaatcgggatccacaagcaaacatctccgaaaaatacttcatagacaatgcaaattacaaacagacttttacaagctctgaacaatggcacaacaaagggtaaaatggtcaattatagatcgaaaagctctcgcacgtgtccacatgacacaacctttatttacaagcctaaagaggccaccaacctaactaaaatgggactattatgccttcggccgcccctctatatgttgtacaaggcatgaacatgccaaaagacacggacatacataagcattacgtcaaacaccctgtttcgaagtttgtccgtgacattctcccccacttattccttcgacgtcctcgtcgaagcctttgtgaacactgcaactcttcgcctttgctgagtcttcaatcttctgctccagctgcaatgcgcctcctggctcccaactgctctccgctgctgtttttgagtagtcgaacctttgatccgccatactgcttcaactcgccaatgactctaactctggtgtggggttggctgagttgtgttgatcctcgttgattcttgcggatccaccaaatgaaggaaaagaccatccttactgcgccagtctctcaaaattttcacatgctgcttgaactgggtggatgcttgttggagctttaacgagcatcgcctcgcaaacttctgaagttttgggtccttcctccacaaaatctgctcattgactcttcttatagttagttgtcacatccaagtaggttcgcatcacttcctctttcgattggcatttcgttgggaaatgaggcggacaatctactctcagtagcactgatcaccgttggtgaggatttgacaactattgtcttccattatcttcgaagggtctttgaacttatgcagagctcctctgctggatagataagagaattggggtactcgatttcgcccattctcttaagagttgagaaggcaaaggttacttgacttcgcccgcctcctcgaggttgtacttcatacatcgagctggttactagccttcacctgctctttgctcacacttctgaagcacttgaagtgtttgcactcctcgcgttgagttagctactgtgattcaccttctcaatgccatcgaacttcttgaatgcgggaagttttcaccccaacttggagtaattctctgatagatgaggtcgcctctgggattgtaccgtcttctccatcaaccctgccgcctactccactgagtagcaaaggtacagtaccgcgtactgcctgcttcgttccttggtcgtgcactcttgcatgacccgaagtccttcacttacggctatcttgatgagaaacttgttgacaccagtcttacgaagtttcttggcctctgcccttcagccttgtctcggtacttggagattgcctctatatactccacctcctcggcccctttcacgaccaagcgctctccctccgtgagagcaagtgatcaatgactttcacggaagtcccgcctctgcggtaccatggcgctgccatgcccatggcccaactatccgtcgcctcgcatctgcatcccttttcttcacaatcaatagatatgtctccgtgacaCTCTTCCgagttcacctccattctaactgattgcttgactttgggtagctaagtccctctggactcgtcgttgcttcctcgcccctttcgactccctgcttcaacacctctgtgttctccaagcagtctgtttggtcgatggaaagacagactgcaactcccatgcatggcctctgccatcacgttgtagggtttgcaccgcttctgttctccttagcttccttggtagcaacgttcgcttactcgaccttgtcctctgacttgccgggctcccttaagcgaatatgagctctggagcagtccaactctccagctgcttcgatcatacctctgcatgatcaagttcctcccatggaactccctggtacttgcattcgaacttttcccttggtggaacccagcccccatatgctgatgaccaaggttttcatccgatgtaaaattcgatgcacgcacggaagacccgcctctgcggtaccatggccttcactccttgaatccatagcctttcttgccatcgtgttgttcaccgaagtggagctcctagtagctcccgatcatacctccatatgatctcatccctcacgggactgtcgtgtgtatcgcattacccacgaactgttccaccacgatccgctgcaccatgtcgcctcctggtgacatctccattgcattctgatccttgtggaataaactcgaattgtgaaccctccatgtgtggcctctgccaatacatcgcagggtctcttccaccttcgattttgttcgctcctttggcaatcgaccttcatccacccactcctgggtcacacctagatgaagcaccgctctaggatagtccgtcgcctagtagccctcgaagtccaccgacttcactgtaatttgtgcaccattgcctggatcctgagcctttgcccctaccagcacaatctccgctgcgcaccgcttccttcatggcaacttgaatggcaacactgtggcatattcttcaagagtacccgcctctgcgtcctgttgcctcgtgctaaggccttctgaacccaacttcgcctccgcaaattgagtcgccttagttcttccatcaaatgctcctccaagataaggtgcatatgcccagaagctcccttcgtcttcgacaccatgcaagatgagtccactccgacagaatgaatgacccatggaacaacatgatcccgctcttgcctctacaagagtttatgtccttgacctctgtccaaggaaagcactgtgcctctgctctatgttccaacttctatgcttgctcccttcatgcggcttgggtacttcgccaagttacacccaagttgctccgctcatcgtttttgcattgagtcgatggtggccctcgcgctcaccattccacgggtcagccctcccttgagtccgatctccacatcgactccaagtgtgccttcatttaagttgctttgggtcgctcccccacttgatctcgcaatgcatccaccaatgcattctctcaagcgagatcatgcgacgactcctcgccgcttgctcagtccatcgagcttcgtggagttgttgtttgttgaggtactcctcctcaacatgcaaggtccgtctcacatgattctccctttggagagccgggacttatccctcttggataactgtcccattggagtaacatctctcttcgtttcgaagaccaccatccccttggactactccgatctgctgaacaaactgtgcattattctgcctcctgcaaacgcacttgctagattgcgactccccgtcaatacaacccccgctgcacccctcagggcctagcaacatgctgaactcattgcacactttagctcctacggacgtatccttcacatgccgaagagaaagtttcaatgctccatggcgccgagtctcggtcaccttgggatggccgcgaacactccatcgttcgcatacaagcccatgcatgagtaccgaattctttaagttagcaatttccctcacctctgtgagctttgcacaactctttcgatcgctgaacaactcattccaccttgcatggtctcattcttgccaagcgcctcgcttgcctagagtaccatcaagtatggttgtcaacgttgagccatagctcaaactcaaccatcccaacctttgtgcgctccacattcttccaagcttgtctgttctcgtggtgcctcttgcgcgaagggttggccattcctctgaatgccaatgtcagatgcccgctcctctgagcgactccttttccctacatctccatgtccgttttcccccaaacggtcacgcgtgtgctgactgccctcgacgcagccccgtttggtcccccacgtttgcatgctaagtgtttctatgagtgcttgaaccgctctgataccatgtgtcacggacttatctgcttttgcctaagtcgtgcggcacccttgcgcgtccgtccgcaaaggtcagcctccccgaagcctcccattgtcccttaggaccaacaaaagagagaacgggttagagagaacgcctcaatcgggatccacaagcaaacatctccgaaaaacacttcatagacaatgcaaattacaaacagacttttacaagctctgaacagtggcacaacaaagggtaaaatggtccattatagaccgaaaagctctcgcacgtgtccacatgacacaacctttatttacaagcctaaagaggccaccaacccaactaaaatgggactattatgccttcggccgcccctctacatgttgtacaaggcatgaacatgccaaaagacacggacatacataagcattacgtcaaacaccctgtttcgaagtttgtccgtgatactaCGGCcccatggtttttcccacattaggttttccacgttaaaaaattTGGTCTTActatatgattgatttattgctctattgtttatgctatgatggttgatattagcattttgatatcaaattaGTATTTTGAttaggaactcattttgatatagGAAAATGAATTATTCTGTTTTAACAAGTTTTTCTCAACAATTTTTGTTCTTCCAATGGAATGCATAGTAAAATTAAGAAATTAaaacatttttaattaaaattacttgtttataatttttaaaaaaatataattatatataaatataattgttatggttattatAAAACTTATTCGAAGAGATGAAATCAAATGGAGATCTATCCTTTTCATCATAGGTTGAATTGATCAAAAGAAGAATTAAATTATGAACAAACTAGGTTGCAAACTAGGTTGAGACTATAGTAAgtgatgaaaattttctttttcctaaTAAGTATAAAAGTCCCACCTACCTTATGGTTGGTGGTGAtcgtatattttttttatcttttattttgttcCCCTTCACCTTTGTTTTGGGAGATATTAATCTTAGCCGGAATGATATATCTATAGATCCACATTTCTTCCAtaagaatataattatatatatatatattcataattaAAGGTTAAAAAAACTAATTCATATTGATATCCTTGAAAATATATCAATCTAATACAAATTGATGAGAGATATTTCAGATTTGTATGTTTTTTCTCATCTAAACTAATTATTCATAATCGTGTTGTATTTAGAAGGACGAATACAAAAGTTAAGGGTAAATATGGAATTTTATAACTCTCCCCCCCTTCAGCACGCATAAATGGGCCCATCAGAAGAAGCCCGCATCATTCGAGACGCAACCACGACCGTCCGATCCGTTGATCTTTGCTGGTGGCTGTCATATTTAACACCCCCATCTCCGAAACAGCCATTAGGGTTTCCCGCAGTTGGGGTTGGCTGCTCTTAGTCGGCGCATCGGTCGCGGGCACCCTCATCGGCGGAGATGGTGAAGGGGCGGCAAGGCGAGCGCGTCAGGTGCAATCCGATTTGCTCTTCGAAACCCGATCCTCTTTCTTCTCTCCATTTCGATTTCATCAAGTTGATCTCTTATTGCTTGCGCTGTCGTTTGATCTCGATTGCAGGCTGTACGTCCGCGGGACGATCCTCGGATACAAGAGGCAAGTCGAGTTCTTCTCGGGAGTCGAATTTGTTCCTCGTTGTTAGTTGGActtgtgttctttttcttctgTGAGAATTGATGAGGATGTATGGATCAGGTCGAAGTCGAACCAGTACGAGAACACATCGCTGGTCCAGATCGAGGGGGTGAACACCAAGGAGGAAGTCGCTTGGTACTGCGGCAAGAGGATGGCGTACATCTACAAGGCGAAGACGAAGACCAAGGGGACGCGGTACCGGTGCATCTGGGGTAAGGTCGCACGCCCCCACGGCAACAGTGGCGTCATCCGCGCTAAGTTTAAATCCAATCTCCCGCCTAAATCCATGGTGAGGCTCGAGTCCCTGCGTTAATTCGTACTCCAAAGATCACATTTTTGCTTAGGTTTTCCCTCGTCTTTGTATCTGCAGGGTGGAACGGTCAGGGTTTTCATGTACCCCAGCAACATTTGAGGAGGTGAGCTTTTACTGTCACCTTTTATGAAGAATGTCTTTTCGAGAAATGTACTTGTTTGGTTCTATTTTCTTATTGTTCTCTTGTTACGGAGAATGTCTTTTCGAGAAATGTCACTTGCTTAATGTAGAACATTAGAAACATCTTTTGAAG is a window from the Musa acuminata AAA Group cultivar baxijiao chromosome BXJ2-1, Cavendish_Baxijiao_AAA, whole genome shotgun sequence genome containing:
- the LOC135599183 gene encoding large ribosomal subunit protein eL33w-like: MVKGRQGERVRLYVRGTILGYKRSKSNQYENTSLVQIEGVNTKEEVAWYCGKRMAYIYKAKTKTKGTRYRCIWGKVARPHGNSGVIRAKFKSNLPPKSMGGTVRVFMYPSNI